CTCACGCGCCGCTTTGGGCAAATGCTGGGCTTCACGTTATTTGCAAAATCTCCGAGTGATTCTGTGACCGCGCTGCGGGTGCCAGCGCACTTGGATGGCCAAAAAATCCGTCTGCATTTAGAGCAAGTTCACAACATCACGATCATGGGTGGGCAAGATCAACTCAAAGGCAAAGTGATTCGCGTGGGCCACATGGGGTACATCCGCGATGCCGAGATGCTGCGTTTGATTGACTGCTTAGGGTATACTCTGCGCCACTTCGATCCGGACTCGATCACTTTGGAACATATTTCGAATATCTCTATGGAAGCTAAAAACTGGTTGGAGCAAAATCCATGAAAAAGAAAATTTTAGTCACGGATCGTTTTGCTCAAGACAGCTATCTGTACTTGCAACAGCACAGCCATTTTGAAATCGTACGCGCGGATCATCCGCACCATCTGCCTTTGGAACATTTGGTGAGCGCCAATGCATTGCTCATTCGCAGCCGCACGAAAATCGACGAAGAGCTTTTGAAAAAAGCCCGTCAGTTACAGCTTATTATCACGTGCACAAGCGGCTTTGATCATATTGATCTCGAAGCGACCCAAAAATGGGGCGTGACTGTGATGCACACGCCGACAGCGAATATTGAATCTGCGGCGCAATTGACGTGGGGCCTGGTTTTAAGCTGCGTAAATAATATTTTTCAAGGCCACAAGATGGTGAAATCGGGCGAATGGAAACGCGATTTGATCACGGGTATTGAATTGAGCGGTCGCACTTATGGTTTGATCGGCCTTGGCCGTATTGGCTCGCGTGTCGCCGAAATCGCGCAGGCTTTCGGCATGAATGTCGTGGCTTTTGACCCCTATCAGGAAGACGAAGTTTTTGAACGCTTGCGCATTCCCCGCTTAAGTTACGAAGAGGTTCTAAAGACCGCTGATATTTTAAGCTTCCATGTGCCAAAAACTTTGGAAACAGAGCATATGCTCAACCGCTCGCATTTTGAATACATTCACCGCGGAATCATTCTTGTGAATACTTCTCGCGGTTCGATCATCAACGAGAACGATTTGTGCGAAGCCATTGAAAACGGTTGGCTGCGCTCGGTCGGTTTGGACGTTTTTGAAAAAGAACCTCTGGGAAGAAACTCCAAGCTTCTTACTTATCCGAATGTTGTTTTGACTCCCCATATTGGAGCAAATACGGAAGATGCGTTCTTTAAAGCGTCCCAGATCGCGGCTAATAAGCTTATGGCGTTCTTTGTCGATGGCTCCACTTCTGACACCCTCCCGCCAAGAGCGCCTTGGTATGGAGCGGCTCCATTTAAAGGCGAATAAATCTTGCCTCGCCTCCCCTCTTGAGAGACATTTTCGGGGGAGAGGTTCTTCATGGCTGGTATTGTTGTTGTCGGAGCCCAATGGGGCGATGAGGGTAAAGGTAAACTCATTGACGTGTTCTCTGAAAAAGCGGACATGGTTGTCAGATACCAAGGCGGCGCCAATGCCGGTCACACCTTGGTTGTTAACGGTCAAAAAACAATTCTTCATTTAGTTCCGAGCGGTATCTTGCGTCCTGATACGACGTGCGTGATTGCTCCGGGCGTGGTGATCGACGTTTTTGGCATTCGCGATGAAATCAAAAAATTGAAAGACTCTGGTCTTTTGCAAAATCCAAAACAATTGATGATCTCGGATACGGCGACAATCATTCTTCCGTATCACAAAGCTTTGGACGCCGCTCGCGAAGCTTCTTTGAGCGACGGTAAAATCGGCACAACAGGCAAAGGCATTGGCCCGGCTTACGAAGACCGCGCTTCCCGCCGCGCTGTTTTGTTCGGAGATATCTTTGACAAAAACACGTTGAGAGCAAAAATCGAACTCGCTTTGCGCGAGAAAAACTTCATGCTTGAAAACTACTACAAAACAAACGGTTTCAAGCTTGATGACATCATGGCGGATCTTGCAAAGGTCGCCGAAGAGTTGGCTCCGTACAGAACAAAAGATTCTTCACTGTT
This region of Bdellovibrio sp. 22V genomic DNA includes:
- a CDS encoding D-2-hydroxyacid dehydrogenase, with the translated sequence MKKKILVTDRFAQDSYLYLQQHSHFEIVRADHPHHLPLEHLVSANALLIRSRTKIDEELLKKARQLQLIITCTSGFDHIDLEATQKWGVTVMHTPTANIESAAQLTWGLVLSCVNNIFQGHKMVKSGEWKRDLITGIELSGRTYGLIGLGRIGSRVAEIAQAFGMNVVAFDPYQEDEVFERLRIPRLSYEEVLKTADILSFHVPKTLETEHMLNRSHFEYIHRGIILVNTSRGSIINENDLCEAIENGWLRSVGLDVFEKEPLGRNSKLLTYPNVVLTPHIGANTEDAFFKASQIAANKLMAFFVDGSTSDTLPPRAPWYGAAPFKGE